From the genome of Halomonas sp. I5-271120, one region includes:
- the lpdA gene encoding dihydrolipoyl dehydrogenase — protein MADKFDLIVIGAGPGGYVAAIRAAQLGLKTACVEKWIDKEGKTVHGGTCLNVGCIPSKALLEASHKFVEAQHDFDDMGIQAGDVTMDVKKMMARKDKIVKNLTGGIAGLFKANGVTALEGAGKVLSSKQVEVSKDGEKTVYEADNIVIASGSVPVDIPPTPLTEGLIVDSTGALEFEETPKRLGVIGAGVIGLELGSVWNRLGSEVTVLEAMDSFLPMVDQAVSKETQKLLKKQGLDIKLGARVTGSEIKDDEVVVKYADSEGDKEITFDKLIVCVGRRPYTQGLLDDDAGVKLDERGFIFVDDHCRTSVPGVYAIGDVVRGPMLAHKASEEGIMVADIVAGHKAEMNYDAIPSVIYTFPEVAWVGMNEQEAKAAGIEVKCGTFPFAASGRAMANNATEGMAKVITDAETDRVLGMHIVGQHAGEMIAQGVIAMEFGSSAEDLALTCYAHPTMSEAVHEAALAVDGHAIHMANRKKRK, from the coding sequence ATGGCCGATAAATTCGATCTGATCGTCATTGGTGCTGGCCCCGGCGGCTATGTCGCCGCCATTCGTGCCGCCCAACTGGGTCTGAAGACTGCCTGCGTCGAGAAGTGGATCGACAAGGAAGGCAAGACCGTTCACGGCGGTACCTGCCTGAACGTGGGCTGTATCCCGTCCAAGGCACTGCTCGAGGCCTCCCACAAGTTCGTCGAAGCGCAGCACGACTTCGATGACATGGGCATCCAGGCGGGCGACGTCACGATGGACGTCAAGAAGATGATGGCCCGCAAGGACAAGATCGTGAAGAACCTGACCGGCGGCATCGCGGGTCTGTTCAAGGCCAACGGTGTGACCGCTCTGGAAGGCGCCGGCAAGGTGCTGTCCAGCAAGCAGGTCGAGGTCAGCAAGGACGGCGAGAAGACCGTCTATGAAGCCGACAACATCGTCATCGCCTCTGGCTCTGTGCCGGTCGATATTCCGCCGACCCCGCTCACTGAGGGCCTGATCGTCGACTCCACCGGCGCGCTCGAATTCGAAGAGACGCCCAAGCGTCTCGGCGTGATCGGCGCCGGCGTTATCGGCCTCGAGCTTGGCAGCGTATGGAACCGTCTGGGCTCCGAGGTCACCGTCCTCGAGGCCATGGACAGCTTCCTGCCGATGGTCGACCAGGCCGTCTCCAAGGAAACCCAGAAACTGCTCAAGAAGCAGGGCCTGGACATCAAGCTGGGCGCGCGGGTCACCGGCTCCGAGATCAAGGATGACGAGGTCGTCGTCAAGTACGCCGACAGCGAAGGCGACAAGGAGATCACCTTCGACAAGCTGATCGTCTGCGTCGGTCGCCGTCCCTACACCCAGGGCCTGCTGGACGACGATGCCGGCGTCAAGCTAGACGAGCGTGGTTTCATCTTCGTTGACGATCACTGCCGCACCAGCGTGCCGGGCGTCTACGCCATCGGTGACGTGGTACGCGGTCCGATGCTGGCTCACAAGGCATCTGAAGAAGGCATCATGGTCGCCGACATCGTCGCCGGTCATAAGGCCGAGATGAACTACGATGCCATCCCGAGTGTTATCTACACCTTCCCGGAAGTCGCCTGGGTAGGCATGAACGAGCAGGAAGCCAAGGCGGCCGGCATTGAAGTCAAGTGCGGCACCTTCCCGTTCGCGGCAAGCGGTCGCGCGATGGCCAACAATGCCACCGAAGGCATGGCCAAGGTGATCACCGATGCCGAAACCGATCGCGTGCTGGGCATGCACATCGTCGGTCAGCATGCCGGCGAGATGATCGCCCAGGGTGTGATCGCCATGGAATTCGGCTCCAGCGCCGAGGATCTGGCGCTGACCTGCTATGCGCACCCGACCATGTCGGAAGCCGTGCACGAGGCCGCTCTGGCGGTCGACGGCCACGCTATCCACATGGCCAACCGCAAGAAGCGCAAGTAA
- the odhB gene encoding 2-oxoglutarate dehydrogenase complex dihydrolipoyllysine-residue succinyltransferase encodes MATEIKAPTFPESVAEGSVAAWHKKPGDSVERDELIVEIETDKVVLEVVAPEAGTLSEIKAEEGDTVASEQVLGILGAAGEAKAEPKADDKSADQASGKSDADKSDAEPAPKAEASGKSHDVKAPTFPESIQEGTVATWHKKVGEAVKRDEVLVDIETDKVVLEVVAPADGALSEIKVEEGAQVESEAVLASFAEGAGGDAASADKGSASASQDSSDQGSDDQGSDEKVGDKILAPAARKMVAEHDLDVAKIEGTGKGGRVLKEDVQKAVKEGSAKKSKAPTSAAAPAATAPVVEGERPEKRVPMSRLRKTIAKRLVEAQQTAAMLTTYNEVDMGAVMDLRAQYKDTFLKAHDTKLGFMGFFVKAASEALKRFPDVNASIDGSDIVYHGYQDIGVAVSTERGLVVPVLRDTDSMKIADVEKTIVDFGKRARAGKLGIDEMQGGTFTITNGGIFGSLMSTPILNPPQTAILGMHKIQERPMAVNGKVEIRPMMYLAVSYDHRMIDGKDAVQFLVTIKELLEDPARLLLDI; translated from the coding sequence ATGGCTACCGAGATCAAAGCGCCAACCTTTCCGGAATCCGTTGCCGAGGGCAGCGTCGCTGCCTGGCACAAGAAGCCGGGTGACAGCGTCGAGCGTGACGAACTGATCGTCGAAATCGAGACCGACAAGGTGGTGCTCGAGGTCGTGGCACCCGAGGCTGGCACACTGAGCGAGATCAAGGCCGAAGAAGGCGATACTGTCGCCTCCGAGCAGGTCCTGGGCATCCTCGGCGCAGCAGGTGAGGCCAAGGCCGAGCCCAAAGCCGACGACAAGTCTGCTGACCAGGCCTCTGGCAAGAGCGACGCAGACAAGAGCGACGCCGAGCCGGCCCCGAAGGCCGAGGCCTCCGGCAAGTCCCATGACGTCAAGGCGCCGACCTTCCCGGAGTCCATCCAGGAAGGCACGGTCGCGACCTGGCACAAGAAGGTCGGTGAAGCGGTCAAGCGCGATGAAGTGCTGGTCGATATCGAGACCGACAAGGTGGTGCTCGAGGTGGTCGCGCCGGCCGACGGCGCGCTCTCCGAGATCAAGGTCGAGGAAGGCGCTCAGGTCGAGTCCGAGGCCGTGCTGGCAAGCTTCGCCGAAGGCGCCGGCGGCGATGCCGCTTCGGCCGACAAGGGCAGCGCCTCTGCGTCTCAGGACAGCAGCGATCAAGGCAGCGACGACCAAGGCAGTGACGAGAAGGTCGGCGACAAGATTCTCGCCCCGGCGGCGCGCAAGATGGTCGCTGAGCATGACCTGGACGTGGCCAAGATCGAAGGCACCGGCAAGGGTGGTCGCGTGCTGAAAGAAGACGTCCAGAAGGCCGTCAAGGAAGGCAGCGCCAAGAAGTCCAAGGCACCGACCAGTGCCGCGGCGCCCGCCGCTACCGCTCCGGTCGTCGAAGGCGAGCGTCCCGAGAAGCGCGTGCCGATGAGCCGTCTGCGCAAGACCATTGCCAAGCGCCTGGTCGAAGCGCAGCAGACCGCTGCCATGCTCACCACCTACAATGAGGTGGACATGGGCGCGGTGATGGATCTGCGCGCTCAGTACAAGGACACCTTCCTCAAGGCGCACGACACCAAGCTCGGCTTCATGGGCTTCTTCGTCAAGGCGGCCTCCGAGGCGCTCAAGCGCTTCCCGGACGTCAACGCCTCCATCGACGGCAGCGACATCGTCTACCACGGCTATCAGGATATCGGCGTTGCCGTGTCCACCGAGCGTGGTCTGGTCGTGCCGGTGCTGCGTGACACCGACAGCATGAAGATCGCCGATGTCGAGAAGACCATCGTCGACTTCGGCAAGCGGGCCCGCGCTGGCAAGCTCGGCATCGATGAAATGCAGGGCGGTACCTTCACCATTACCAACGGCGGCATCTTCGGTTCGCTGATGTCGACGCCGATCCTCAACCCGCCGCAGACTGCGATCCTTGGCATGCACAAGATCCAGGAACGCCCGATGGCGGTGAACGGCAAGGTCGAGATTCGTCCGATGATGTATCTTGCCGTGTCATACGATCACCGCATGATCGATGGCAAGGATGCGGTCCAGTTCCTGGTGACCATCAAGGAACTCCTCGAGGACCCGGCACGCCTGCTGCTCGATATCTGA
- the sucD gene encoding succinate--CoA ligase subunit alpha translates to MSILIDKNTKVICQGFTGGQGTFHSEQAIAYGTQMVGGVTPGKGGQEHLGLPVFNTVKEAVAATGAEASVIYVPAPFCKDSILEAANGGIKLIVCITEGIPTLDMLDAKVKCDELGVRLIGPNCPGVITPGESKIGIMPGHIHKPGKVGIVSRSGTLTYEAVKQTTDHGYGQSSCVGIGGDPIPGSNFIDILEMFEKDPQTEAIVMIGEIGGTAEEEAAAYIKANVSKPVVAYIAGVTAPPGKRMGHAGAIISGGKGTADEKFGALEAAGVKTVRSLADIGDALKQVTGW, encoded by the coding sequence ATGAGTATCCTGATCGATAAGAACACCAAGGTCATCTGCCAGGGCTTCACCGGTGGCCAGGGGACCTTCCACTCCGAACAGGCCATCGCCTACGGCACTCAGATGGTCGGCGGCGTGACCCCGGGCAAGGGCGGCCAGGAGCACCTGGGCCTGCCGGTGTTCAACACCGTCAAGGAAGCCGTCGCCGCGACCGGCGCAGAAGCGTCCGTGATCTACGTGCCGGCTCCGTTCTGCAAGGACTCCATCCTTGAAGCTGCCAACGGTGGCATCAAGCTGATCGTCTGCATCACCGAAGGCATCCCGACGCTCGATATGCTGGATGCCAAGGTCAAGTGCGACGAGCTGGGCGTGCGCCTGATTGGCCCGAACTGCCCGGGCGTTATCACCCCGGGCGAAAGCAAGATCGGCATCATGCCGGGCCACATCCACAAGCCGGGCAAGGTCGGTATCGTGTCGCGTTCCGGCACCCTGACCTACGAAGCCGTCAAGCAGACCACTGACCACGGCTACGGCCAGTCCAGCTGTGTCGGCATCGGTGGTGACCCGATTCCGGGTTCCAACTTCATCGACATCCTCGAGATGTTCGAGAAGGACCCGCAGACCGAAGCCATCGTCATGATCGGCGAGATCGGTGGTACTGCTGAGGAAGAAGCCGCGGCCTACATCAAGGCCAACGTTTCCAAGCCGGTGGTCGCCTACATCGCGGGCGTGACCGCACCTCCCGGTAAGCGCATGGGCCATGCCGGCGCTATCATCTCCGGCGGTAAGGGCACGGCCGACGAGAAGTTCGGCGCGTTGGAAGCCGCGGGCGTCAAGACCGTGCGCTCCCTCGCCGACATCGGCGACGCCCTGAAGCAGGTCACCGGCTGGTAA
- a CDS encoding phospholipase D-like domain-containing protein produces MPADTGSGESRSSERQRKEAHSLEKRDSDASGPASPREEAYYRTELEYALGTPFTAGNHVEVMRNGVEIFPAMLDAIDAAEASIDLVTYVYWTGDIAQRFAEALARRAREGLRVRVVLDAVGTQKMSSEVVAQMREAGVEVRLFRPIKLPRPWQIDKRTHRKIMVCDDRLGFVGGVGIAA; encoded by the coding sequence ATGCCAGCCGACACCGGTTCAGGCGAGAGCCGTTCAAGCGAGCGTCAGCGCAAAGAGGCCCACTCGCTCGAGAAACGGGACTCGGATGCGTCAGGGCCCGCGTCGCCCCGAGAGGAGGCCTATTACCGCACCGAGCTCGAGTACGCGCTGGGGACGCCGTTCACTGCCGGCAATCATGTCGAGGTGATGCGCAATGGCGTGGAGATATTCCCCGCTATGCTCGATGCCATCGATGCCGCCGAGGCCAGCATCGATCTGGTGACCTACGTCTACTGGACGGGTGACATCGCGCAGCGCTTCGCCGAGGCTCTGGCCCGTCGGGCTCGCGAGGGTCTCCGGGTTCGGGTCGTGCTGGATGCGGTGGGAACGCAGAAGATGTCGTCTGAGGTGGTCGCTCAGATGCGCGAGGCCGGCGTCGAGGTGCGCCTTTTCCGGCCGATCAAGCTGCCAAGGCCCTGGCAGATCGACAAGCGCACGCACCGCAAGATCATGGTATGCGACGACCGTCTCGGCTTCGTCGGCGGGGTCGGCATCGCTGCCTAA
- a CDS encoding lysylphosphatidylglycerol synthase transmembrane domain-containing protein — MRGRALLILALLMAALIPLLLDGMAPFAALLDFPLTQLALMLSLVLGCWNLNALRLRLLLAGRLGAGDKPLDRSGNGRLAGSSPAQGSPTCAFQGTAPGTPLLLGQRRALAMVMATECATCATPGGSGGPLTLMMLLRGHGLRPATSSGIFLIDQVCDMLFFLLALAAIGGYALLHPDTWPRPELIRLAGAALVAILVILIALLLYLPRVLRLSRAPLTRLGLARPRRHRLARQLLQFRQGLATTLRQPPLTLAAIFALCSAHWLTRYSLLYLTLDGLGVEVAWVWTFMVQMLAMAAGQLSLLPGGAGGVELTIGAFLLPTLGGETTAAAVLIWRFVTYHWYLLAGAPVLAWLASQRR, encoded by the coding sequence TTGCGTGGCCGAGCACTGCTGATCCTGGCGCTGCTGATGGCGGCGCTGATCCCGCTGTTGCTCGATGGCATGGCACCTTTCGCGGCCCTTCTCGACTTTCCGCTTACGCAACTGGCGCTGATGCTGTCGCTGGTGCTTGGCTGTTGGAACCTCAACGCGCTTCGCCTGCGCCTGCTGCTTGCCGGCCGTCTCGGGGCTGGCGATAAACCACTCGATCGATCAGGCAACGGCCGCTTGGCCGGGTCATCGCCGGCCCAAGGCTCGCCGACCTGTGCCTTTCAGGGCACTGCTCCAGGCACTCCACTACTCTTGGGCCAGCGCCGGGCACTGGCGATGGTGATGGCCACCGAATGCGCCACCTGTGCAACGCCGGGCGGCAGCGGTGGCCCCCTGACCCTGATGATGCTGCTCAGGGGTCACGGCCTGCGCCCCGCGACCTCCTCGGGGATCTTCCTGATCGATCAGGTATGCGACATGCTGTTCTTTCTGCTCGCCCTGGCCGCGATAGGCGGATACGCCCTGCTGCACCCGGACACCTGGCCTCGGCCCGAGCTTATCCGGCTGGCCGGTGCCGCCTTGGTGGCTATCCTGGTGATACTGATCGCACTGCTACTTTACCTGCCCCGCGTGCTGCGCCTGAGCCGTGCCCCGCTCACCCGGCTGGGGCTCGCCCGCCCCCGGCGTCACCGCCTGGCCCGACAGCTGCTGCAGTTTCGGCAGGGGCTTGCCACCACCCTGAGACAGCCGCCACTGACGCTCGCCGCCATCTTCGCCCTGTGCAGCGCTCACTGGCTCACCCGCTACAGCCTGCTGTACCTGACGCTGGATGGGCTGGGCGTCGAGGTCGCCTGGGTCTGGACCTTCATGGTGCAGATGCTGGCCATGGCCGCCGGTCAGCTGAGCCTGCTGCCGGGCGGTGCCGGCGGGGTCGAACTGACCATCGGCGCCTTTTTGCTACCGACACTGGGCGGCGAGACCACCGCCGCCGCGGTCCTGATCTGGCGCTTTGTCACCTACCATTGGTACCTGTTGGCCGGCGCTCCGGTACTGGCTTGGCTGGCCAGTCAGCGACGCTAG
- a CDS encoding 2-oxoglutarate dehydrogenase E1 component yields the protein MQEGIMELMWRTSHVSGGNAHYVEALYEQYLVDPNAVPDEWRNYFDQLPRPDGSPSQDIPLSPIRDQFYQLGQSRRGTQAVASVDSGESKKQVKVLQLINAYRFRGHQKADIDPLNLRSQVPVPDLDLSFHQLTKADLDTEFQTGSFFLGKDKAPLKEIVDALEQTYCRSIGCEIMHIVDTEEKRWLQQRFESVRSKPKFSPDVRKHVLERLTAAEGLESYLASKYPGTKRFGLEGGETFIPMMDEIIQRAGGYGTKEVVIGMAHRGRLNLLVNILGKSPSELIEEFDGKKVISQGSGDVKYHQGFSSNVMTSGGEVHLALAFNPSHLEIVSPVVEGSVRARQDRRDDSDGSKVLPINIHGDAALAGQGVVMETFQMSQTRAYKTGGTVHIVINNQVGFTTSHPGDTRSTEYCTDIAKMVQAPIFHVNGDDPDAVLHATQVAIDYRHQFKRDVVIDLVCYRRRGHNEADEPSGTQPMMYQKIKNHPSARTHFVKRLVDEGIITEDDAKAQMEKYRDDLMAGNHVANALVKEPNTSLFVDWAPYLGHEWTGDADTTVDMKRMQQLANKMCEVPDGIQVQRQVAKIYEDRRKMVAGGMALNWGFAETLAYATLLDQGHPIRITGQDSGRGTFSHRHAVVHNQKDGSTYVPLEHIADGQPRFTIHDSFLSEEAVLAFEYGYSTTMPNALDVWEAQFGDFFNGAQVVVDQFISSGETKWGRLCGLTMLLPHGYEGQGPEHSSARLERFLQLCAEHNMQVCVPTTPAQIFHLLRRQVIRPLRKPLVVMSPKSLLRHKEATSTLEELAHGKFQMVLPDQGKLEADKVKRAVLCSGKVYYDLAAYRAENEREDTAVVRIEQVYPFPKEELQAALKVYPNLEQVVWCQEEPLNQGAWYQSQHHMRVVADMLREGMGRDLKFAGRPASAAPAAGYMSVHVEQQRQLVDDAFNA from the coding sequence ATGCAAGAAGGCATAATGGAGTTGATGTGGCGCACCTCCCATGTCAGTGGCGGAAATGCCCACTATGTGGAAGCGCTATACGAACAGTACCTCGTCGATCCAAACGCTGTCCCCGACGAGTGGCGCAATTACTTTGATCAATTGCCCCGCCCGGATGGCAGCCCCTCCCAGGATATTCCGCTAAGTCCGATTCGCGACCAGTTCTATCAGCTCGGCCAGTCCCGTCGTGGCACACAGGCCGTTGCCAGCGTCGACAGCGGTGAGAGCAAGAAGCAGGTCAAAGTTCTTCAGCTGATCAATGCGTATCGCTTTCGTGGCCACCAGAAGGCCGATATCGATCCCCTGAACCTGCGCAGTCAGGTGCCGGTGCCGGATCTCGACCTGTCCTTCCACCAGCTGACCAAGGCCGACCTGGATACCGAGTTCCAGACCGGGTCTTTCTTCCTGGGCAAGGACAAGGCGCCGCTCAAGGAAATCGTCGACGCCCTGGAGCAGACCTACTGTCGCTCCATCGGTTGCGAGATCATGCACATCGTCGACACCGAAGAGAAACGCTGGCTGCAGCAGCGTTTCGAGTCGGTGCGCTCCAAGCCCAAGTTCAGCCCGGACGTACGCAAGCACGTGCTCGAGCGGCTGACGGCGGCCGAGGGTCTGGAAAGCTACCTGGCGTCCAAGTACCCGGGCACCAAGCGCTTCGGGCTCGAGGGTGGCGAGACCTTTATTCCGATGATGGACGAGATCATCCAGCGGGCCGGCGGCTATGGCACCAAGGAAGTCGTCATCGGCATGGCGCACCGCGGTCGCCTCAACCTGCTGGTCAACATTCTGGGCAAGAGCCCCTCCGAGCTGATCGAGGAATTCGACGGTAAGAAGGTGATCTCTCAGGGCTCCGGCGACGTCAAATACCACCAGGGCTTCAGCTCGAATGTGATGACCAGTGGTGGCGAAGTTCACCTGGCGCTGGCGTTCAACCCGTCCCACCTGGAGATCGTCTCCCCGGTGGTCGAAGGCTCGGTGCGGGCCCGTCAGGACCGTCGCGACGACAGCGATGGCAGCAAGGTGCTGCCGATCAACATCCATGGTGACGCGGCCCTAGCAGGGCAAGGCGTAGTCATGGAAACCTTCCAGATGTCGCAGACCCGTGCCTACAAGACCGGTGGCACGGTGCACATCGTGATCAACAACCAGGTCGGCTTCACCACCTCGCATCCTGGCGACACGCGCTCTACCGAGTACTGCACCGACATCGCCAAGATGGTTCAGGCGCCGATCTTCCACGTCAACGGTGATGATCCGGACGCCGTGCTGCACGCGACCCAGGTCGCCATCGACTATCGTCATCAGTTCAAGCGTGACGTGGTCATCGACCTGGTCTGCTACCGTCGTCGCGGCCACAACGAAGCCGACGAGCCGTCCGGCACGCAGCCGATGATGTATCAGAAGATCAAGAATCATCCGTCGGCGCGCACGCACTTCGTCAAGCGGCTGGTCGATGAGGGCATCATCACTGAAGACGATGCCAAGGCGCAGATGGAGAAGTATCGCGACGACCTGATGGCCGGCAACCATGTGGCCAACGCGCTGGTCAAGGAGCCGAATACGTCGCTGTTCGTCGACTGGGCGCCGTATCTGGGCCATGAGTGGACCGGCGATGCCGATACCACCGTCGACATGAAGCGCATGCAGCAGCTCGCCAACAAGATGTGCGAGGTGCCGGACGGCATTCAGGTCCAGCGGCAGGTCGCCAAGATCTACGAGGACCGTCGCAAGATGGTCGCCGGCGGCATGGCGCTGAACTGGGGCTTCGCCGAAACCCTGGCCTACGCCACGCTGCTCGATCAGGGCCATCCGATCCGCATTACCGGTCAGGACAGTGGTCGCGGCACCTTCTCCCACCGCCACGCGGTGGTGCACAACCAGAAGGACGGCAGCACCTATGTGCCGCTTGAGCACATCGCCGACGGTCAGCCGCGCTTCACCATCCACGACTCCTTCCTCTCGGAAGAAGCCGTGCTTGCCTTCGAGTACGGCTATTCCACCACCATGCCCAATGCGCTTGATGTGTGGGAGGCCCAGTTCGGGGACTTCTTCAACGGCGCCCAGGTGGTGGTCGACCAGTTCATCTCTTCGGGCGAGACCAAGTGGGGGCGGCTGTGTGGCCTGACCATGCTGCTGCCTCACGGCTATGAGGGGCAGGGGCCCGAGCACTCCTCGGCGCGTCTCGAGCGCTTCCTGCAGCTGTGTGCCGAGCACAACATGCAGGTCTGCGTGCCGACGACCCCGGCGCAGATCTTCCATCTGCTGCGTCGTCAGGTGATTCGTCCGCTCAGAAAACCGCTGGTGGTGATGTCGCCGAAGAGCCTGCTGCGCCACAAGGAAGCGACGTCCACCCTCGAGGAACTGGCCCACGGCAAGTTCCAGATGGTGCTGCCCGATCAGGGCAAACTCGAGGCCGATAAGGTCAAGCGGGCGGTGCTGTGTTCCGGCAAGGTCTACTATGATCTCGCCGCCTACCGTGCCGAGAACGAGCGTGAAGACACCGCGGTGGTACGCATCGAGCAGGTCTACCCCTTCCCGAAGGAAGAGCTGCAGGCGGCCCTCAAGGTCTATCCGAACCTCGAGCAGGTCGTCTGGTGTCAGGAAGAGCCGCTAAACCAGGGTGCCTGGTATCAGAGCCAGCATCACATGCGGGTTGTCGCCGACATGCTGCGCGAAGGCATGGGTCGCGACCTGAAGTTTGCCGGTCGTCCCGCCTCTGCGGCCCCGGCCGCCGGCTATATGTCCGTGCACGTAGAACAGCAGCGCCAACTGGTGGACGACGCCTTCAACGCCTGA
- a CDS encoding glycosyltransferase family 1 protein produces MHLADITMFHAPDSGGVRTYLQAKHRHLATLPDVAANLLVPAGERQTLGALQTLPAFRLPLGQGYRFPLRRSPWRDALVELGPDLIEAGDPYVTAWAALEAGQQLGVPVVGFYHSDLPRLMGDRFGPPVARRLKRYVADLYGRFDSVLVPCRSMGERLEDWGVQGVRVQPLGVDLDTFHPRRRQETLRETLGLDDATRLLVFAGRNSREKNINDLLATAQQLGRGYHLLLMGPGMPTQVPDNVSVISRCCSPNEVARALASADAMVHAGTRETFGLVALEAMASGLPVVAARAGALIENVPLGCGVLCEPHAPNAMARAVEELFLNDAAAIGRHARRHVERHYRWSKVIDGLLDHYRTLSPTLATMTRCQHG; encoded by the coding sequence TTGCACCTTGCGGATATCACCATGTTTCATGCGCCGGATAGCGGCGGCGTGCGCACCTACCTTCAGGCCAAGCACCGTCACTTGGCGACCCTACCGGACGTCGCGGCTAACCTGTTGGTCCCCGCCGGCGAGCGTCAGACCCTGGGAGCCCTGCAGACCCTACCCGCCTTTCGTTTGCCGCTGGGCCAGGGCTATCGTTTCCCGCTGCGGCGCAGCCCCTGGCGCGATGCACTGGTCGAACTGGGCCCGGACCTGATCGAGGCCGGCGACCCCTACGTCACCGCCTGGGCGGCGCTGGAGGCCGGTCAGCAGTTAGGGGTGCCGGTGGTCGGGTTCTACCATTCCGACCTGCCACGGCTGATGGGCGATCGCTTCGGCCCGCCGGTGGCCCGGCGCCTCAAGCGCTATGTGGCGGATCTTTACGGGCGCTTCGATAGCGTACTGGTGCCTTGCCGCTCGATGGGCGAACGCCTCGAGGACTGGGGCGTGCAGGGCGTGCGCGTGCAGCCGTTGGGGGTCGATCTCGACACCTTCCATCCCCGCCGGCGCCAAGAAACGTTGCGAGAGACCCTTGGCCTCGACGACGCCACCCGACTGCTGGTCTTCGCCGGTCGCAACTCCCGGGAGAAGAACATCAATGACCTGCTGGCGACCGCCCAGCAACTCGGTCGCGGCTATCACCTGCTGCTGATGGGGCCGGGGATGCCGACCCAGGTTCCGGACAACGTCAGCGTGATCAGCCGCTGCTGCTCACCCAATGAGGTGGCTCGCGCCCTGGCCAGTGCCGATGCCATGGTCCACGCCGGCACCCGCGAGACCTTTGGCCTGGTGGCGTTGGAAGCCATGGCCAGCGGCCTGCCGGTGGTGGCTGCGCGGGCCGGTGCACTGATCGAGAACGTACCGCTGGGCTGCGGCGTGCTCTGCGAGCCCCATGCGCCGAACGCTATGGCACGCGCCGTAGAGGAACTCTTTCTCAACGATGCCGCCGCCATCGGCCGCCATGCCCGTCGCCACGTGGAGCGTCATTACCGCTGGTCGAAGGTCATCGATGGCCTGCTTGACCATTACCGCACTCTGTCACCGACCCTTGCCACCATGACACGCTGCCAGCATGGCTAG
- the sucC gene encoding ADP-forming succinate--CoA ligase subunit beta: protein MNLHEYQGKQLFADYGLPVSKGFAVDTPEEAAEACKKIGGDKWVVKAQVHAGGRGKAGGVKLIKSPEEAKAFAEQWLGKNLVTFQTDEHGQPVAKILVENCTDIANELYLGAVVDRTTRRVVFMASTEGGVEIEKVAEETPEKILKAEIDPLVGAQPYQARELGFALGLNKEQIKQFTKIFLGLSKLFHDKDLALLEINPLVITDEGNLHCLDAKLGLDGNALYRHPDLQAMQDPSQEDAREAEAAAWELNYVALDGNIGCMVNGAGLAMGTMDIVNLNGGKPANFLDVGGGATKERVAEAFKIILSDDNVKAVLVNIFGGIVRCDMIAEGIIGAVEQVGVNVPVVVRLEGNNAELGAEKLASSGLNIIAATSLTDAAQQVVKAAEGK from the coding sequence ATGAACCTTCACGAGTATCAGGGCAAACAGCTGTTTGCCGATTATGGTCTGCCGGTATCCAAGGGCTTCGCCGTGGATACCCCGGAAGAAGCTGCAGAAGCCTGCAAGAAGATCGGCGGTGACAAGTGGGTCGTCAAGGCCCAGGTCCACGCCGGTGGCCGCGGCAAGGCCGGCGGCGTCAAGCTGATCAAGAGCCCGGAAGAAGCCAAGGCGTTCGCCGAGCAGTGGCTGGGCAAGAACCTGGTGACCTTCCAGACCGACGAGCACGGTCAGCCGGTTGCCAAGATCCTGGTCGAGAACTGCACCGACATCGCCAACGAGCTGTACCTGGGCGCCGTCGTCGACCGCACCACCCGTCGCGTGGTGTTCATGGCCTCCACCGAAGGCGGTGTGGAGATCGAGAAGGTCGCCGAGGAAACGCCCGAGAAGATCCTCAAGGCCGAGATCGATCCGCTGGTCGGCGCGCAGCCGTACCAGGCCCGTGAGCTTGGTTTCGCGCTGGGCCTGAACAAGGAACAGATCAAGCAGTTCACCAAGATCTTCCTGGGTCTGTCGAAGCTGTTCCACGACAAGGATCTCGCCCTGCTCGAGATCAACCCGCTGGTGATCACCGACGAAGGCAACCTGCACTGCCTCGACGCCAAGCTGGGCCTGGACGGCAACGCTCTCTATCGTCACCCGGACCTGCAGGCCATGCAGGACCCGTCTCAGGAAGACGCGCGTGAAGCCGAAGCGGCCGCCTGGGAACTGAACTACGTGGCGCTCGACGGCAACATCGGTTGCATGGTCAACGGTGCTGGCCTGGCCATGGGCACCATGGACATCGTCAACCTGAACGGCGGCAAGCCGGCCAACTTCCTTGACGTGGGCGGTGGCGCCACCAAGGAGCGCGTGGCGGAAGCGTTCAAGATCATCCTGTCCGACGACAACGTCAAGGCCGTGCTGGTCAACATCTTCGGCGGTATCGTGCGTTGCGACATGATCGCCGAGGGCATCATCGGTGCCGTCGAGCAGGTCGGCGTCAACGTGCCGGTCGTGGTGCGTCTGGAAGGCAACAACGCCGAGCTGGGTGCCGAAAAACTGGCGTCCAGCGGTCTGAACATCATCGCTGCTACCAGCCTGACTGACGCGGCACAGCAGGTCGTCAAGGCAGCGGAGGGCAAGTAA